The Bacilli bacterium sequence TTTAATAGGCAGAAAGTGACCCAGGCAGGTGCACGCCGGATCACTTTTTCGCAAAAAATTGCCCGCTTATTGCAAAATATCCGTATCCGGATTGGCGACTTTGCTCTTCATCGAATCCGTAACTGTGATGCCCATTTTCTCAGCCGCTTGCAAATTCAACATCAAATCGAGTTTTTCCGGGTAACCGACGGGAATGTCAGCCGGCTTTTTGCCGTTTTGCAAAATATCCACCGCCATTTTGCCGGTAGTGTAACCAAGATTATAGTAATCGACGCTGTATGCCGCAAAACCGCCGCGTTTTACGGAGTCCTTTTCGCCGACAAAGAGCGGCAATTTGTTTTCATTCGCCACTTGAATAACGGACTCAAGCGCTTCAACGACCGTATTGTCGGTCGGCACAAAGATTGCCTGCACGCTGCCTACCAAGGACTCGGCGGCTTGCTTGACTTCGTTTGTATTCGCAGCCGCGGCCATTTTTACCTCGATGCCTTTTGCGCTCAGCACTTCCTTCGCTTTTTCAACCTGCACGACGGAATTCGTTTCGCCGGGATTATAAACGATGCCCATCGTTTTTACTTGCGGGAATTCGCTTTTCACAAAATCCATCAGCTTATCGATAATATTCGGCGGAAAATCGCTTGTGCCCGTAACATTGCCTCCCGGTTTCTCCGGCGAAGCAACCAGCTTGGCGGATACCGGATCGGTAACGGAAGTAAACAATATCGGCACATCCGTTATCGCCTTGGCAACCACTTGCGCCGACGGTGTGGCGTTGGCCAAAATCAAATCAAGGTTGTCGCCTTTGAATTTCTGCGCAATGGTTTGA is a genomic window containing:
- a CDS encoding ABC transporter substrate-binding protein yields the protein MKNRFVFLLAMLAVLLTASVALAGCGNKTGGENADSNKPVVENSNGDNSGGEKSETVKIGIIQYAEHPSLDAATNGFIAALKDNGYEEGKNLQIDLQIAQADPATNQTIAQKFKGDNLDLILANATPSAQVVAKAITDVPILFTSVTDPVSAKLVASPEKPGGNVTGTSDFPPNIIDKLMDFVKSEFPQVKTMGIVYNPGETNSVVQVEKAKEVLSAKGIEVKMAAAANTNEVKQAAESLVGSVQAIFVPTDNTVVEALESVIQVANENKLPLFVGEKDSVKRGGFAAYSVDYYNLGYTTGKMAVDILQNGKKPADIPVGYPEKLDLMLNLQAAEKMGITVTDSMKSKVANPDTDILQ